The Hymenobacter swuensis DY53 genome includes the window AAAAAATTTAGCACAGAAAAAACATCCTGAATTCAACGAATTTTTTTAGCATTGCGGGCACAAAATATAGTCCGGCGGCGTTACCATGAGCCGCCCCTGACCGGCCCCGTTTCTACTGCTTCCTGCGCTCGGGCAAGTGGTTGTTCCGGCCGGCTAAAAGGCCTACATTCACCAAACCTAAGCATTTCCAAACAACCCCTTTATACTAATGGCAGCAACCACTGAAAAGGCTGAGAAAGCGGAAAAAACCGCCTCTAACCCCCAGGCCGAGAAACTCAAAGCCCTTCAGCTTACCCTCGATAAGCTAGATAAGAGCTACGGCAAAGGTACCGTGATGAAGCTCAGCGACAACAAGGTGATGGACATTGAAGTCATCAGCACCGGCTCGTTAGGGCTGGATATTGCGCTGGGTGTGGGTGGTCTGCCTAAGGGCCGCGTAGTGGAAATCTACGGCCCGGAATCGTCGGGTAAAACGACCCTCACGATGCACTGCATTGCTGAGGCGCAGAAAAAGGGGGGTATTGCCGCCTTCATTGATGCCGAGCACGCCTTCGATCCGCTGTACGCCAAGAAACTCGGTATCGACACAGCCAACCTGCTCATCGCCCAGCCCGACAATGGCGAGCAGGCGCTGGAAATTGCCGACCAGCTGATTTCCTCCGGCGCCATCGACATCATTGTGATTGACTCCGTAGCCGCTCTGGTACCGAAAGGCGAGTTGGAAGGCGACATGGGCGACTCGAAAGTGGGTCTGCATGCCCGCCTCATGAGCCAGGCCCTGCGGAAGCTCACCGGCACCATCAATAAAACCGGCTGCTGCTGCATCTTTATCAACCAGCTGCGCGAGAAAATCGGGGTGATGTTCGGTTCACCCGAAACCACTACCGGTGGTAACGCCCTGAAATTCTACGCTTCGGTTCGCCTGGATATCCGCCGCATTGGCCAGATCAAGGAGGACAAAGACAATATCACCGGTAACCGCACTAAGGTGAAGGTGGTGAAGAACAAGGTAGCACCGCCTTTCAAAGTCATTGAATTCGACATCCTGTATGGCGAAGGCATTTCCAAAGTGGGTGAAATTCTGGACTTGGGCGTGGACATGGGCATCATTGCCAAATCGGGCTCCTGGTTCTCTTACGAAGGCAACCGCCTGGGTCAGGGCCGCGAAGGCGTGAAAACCGTCCTGCTCGACAACCCGGAGCTGGCTGATAAAATCGAAGCCCAGATTCGGGCTAAGGTGAAAGGTGCCCCCGAGGAAGCCTTGGCTGCTATTCCCGAGGACCACACCACCGACGAAGACGAGGACGACGACCTGTAAGCTTTGCACAAGCTCTTGGAGTGAAAAAAGCCCTGCCGGACAACCGGCAGGGTTTTCTTTTGCGTATGGCTCACGCTCGATGCCTTCCGGTTTTTCACACGATGCGTAACTGGTCGATACCGGTTTTAGTATCGGATTCTACCGCGTTTGACAGCTGCTTTTTGGCTCTGTCAGAATCCGAGTATCTTTGCTGGCACCGCATTTGAGAAGGTCCCGGCTACACTCTACTTTGCCGCTTGTCCATGAACCGCCGCTGGCTTCTGTTTTCTGTGCTGACCCTGCCGCTGGCTGCGGCACTCACAGCGTTTGGCCCGGCCTCCGAGGCCACCCGCACCGTCTCCAATCAAAGTTTTGACCGAGGCGAAACCTTGCAATATAAGGTGCATTATGGCCTCATCAACGCGGCAGAGGCCACTATTGAGGTCGACGATGCCGTGCATCGAGTGAATGAGCGGCCCTGCTACAAGGCCACCGTTACGGGCCGTACCACGGGCTCCTTCGACTTCTTCCTGCGCA containing:
- the recA gene encoding recombinase RecA; its protein translation is MAATTEKAEKAEKTASNPQAEKLKALQLTLDKLDKSYGKGTVMKLSDNKVMDIEVISTGSLGLDIALGVGGLPKGRVVEIYGPESSGKTTLTMHCIAEAQKKGGIAAFIDAEHAFDPLYAKKLGIDTANLLIAQPDNGEQALEIADQLISSGAIDIIVIDSVAALVPKGELEGDMGDSKVGLHARLMSQALRKLTGTINKTGCCCIFINQLREKIGVMFGSPETTTGGNALKFYASVRLDIRRIGQIKEDKDNITGNRTKVKVVKNKVAPPFKVIEFDILYGEGISKVGEILDLGVDMGIIAKSGSWFSYEGNRLGQGREGVKTVLLDNPELADKIEAQIRAKVKGAPEEALAAIPEDHTTDEDEDDDL